From Coleofasciculus sp. FACHB-T130:
GCCAATATAACTTGTCAAGCCCTTTTATAGTTTTCTGAGAAATTTTTTTGAGCCGAATGAATGTTCAGTTATTTCTGGTTCAAACGCCACTCAGCCAGACGCTCGCGAGCTTTAGCATCCAGGGAATTCGCTAAAAAACGCCCCGACGAATGTTTCTTGGGTCTATTTTTGCGTATAACCGCACGAGCGGTTAATTCTACGTCGTAACCCAGCTGTTGCGCTGACATCCATTCTGCGCCATACCCCACTACTGTTAATTGCTGCGCCCGATCTGATGTAGCGACAATCAAGCGCCGTGCCGATCTGTAGGGATTGTAACGAAAGGAGGCACAGGTTTTTTCGATGTAAGTATCTGCTGTCTGCCCAAAATCAGTGTAATAGACTGATAGCTCGTGGGTGATAGATTCACAATTACTGCGTGTGTCTTGATACTGGGCATCAAATACAACTTGAGTTTCAAAGCCCTTAAAAGCGCTGTAATTGACCAAAGCCTCAATTAATTCAAGACGAGCGGCTTCTAGCCCATTGCGATCGCGGGTTCTTTGCAGGTAAGACCATAGTCCAATGACGTTGTAGCCGTCAACGAGCAAAACAGCCTGCGGGGATGGGCGTTGCATTGTTTTAAGCCAAGATTTTTTAGGTGAAAATAACTATTTCATTATCTTAACAATATAGTCAAGTCAGTTCTGTCGTCCTTTTTGCAGAACTAAACAAAACCTGCCCAAAAATAGTTTTTGTTTACAAGGAGGAATCTTGGGTTTGCAGGAGGCGTTGTCTTAAGCGTTTGGGTTCTCCTCGATCCACTACGCAGCCCTGCTCTAGTAAGAATGCCCCATCGGCATAATTTAACTCATCTAATCGATGCGTGACCCAAAGGGCAGTCAGACCCCGGCTTTTCACCAAGCTTTGCACTTGCGCGACTAAATCCAACTGAGAATCTGGATCGAGCAGGGCGGTGGGTTCATCTAATAGTAAGACTTCCGATCGGCGGGCGATCGCACCGGCAATGGCAAT
This genomic window contains:
- a CDS encoding NYN domain-containing protein, with protein sequence MQRPSPQAVLLVDGYNVIGLWSYLQRTRDRNGLEAARLELIEALVNYSAFKGFETQVVFDAQYQDTRSNCESITHELSVYYTDFGQTADTYIEKTCASFRYNPYRSARRLIVATSDRAQQLTVVGYGAEWMSAQQLGYDVELTARAVIRKNRPKKHSSGRFLANSLDAKARERLAEWRLNQK